From Candidatus Cloacimonadota bacterium, a single genomic window includes:
- the mutM gene encoding bifunctional DNA-formamidopyrimidine glycosylase/DNA-(apurinic or apyrimidinic site) lyase has translation MMPELPEVQTVLDGLISVLKDRTITGLECYYPGTVILDPDLGADPFPAILSSAIRRGKYMLLNLDNGTTAIVHLRMTGKLVYDTNAHQPHKHERARILLQGGDVIRFIDPRTFGKISLIKSTNLRYFMPELGVEPLSDDFSADYLQMMLAERNAPIKNLLLDQRLVAGLGNIYVCELLYMARVRPQRSGKSITKKELKLVVKHGKAVLEEALKVGGTSISDYRRIDDKTGEFQNYLQVYQKKECPKGHRLENIRLGGRSSFYCPVCQK, from the coding sequence TGCCGGAATTGCCAGAAGTACAAACCGTTTTGGACGGACTGATATCTGTATTGAAGGATCGTACAATCACAGGCTTGGAATGCTACTATCCGGGTACAGTAATTCTGGATCCGGATCTGGGAGCCGATCCTTTCCCTGCAATTCTAAGTTCCGCGATCCGTAGAGGTAAGTATATGTTGCTAAATCTGGATAACGGTACTACGGCGATTGTGCATCTGCGGATGACAGGAAAACTGGTGTACGATACTAACGCCCATCAGCCACACAAGCACGAACGGGCGCGCATACTGCTTCAGGGCGGGGATGTTATACGCTTCATCGATCCGCGGACCTTTGGCAAGATAAGCCTGATCAAAAGCACAAATTTAAGATACTTTATGCCCGAACTGGGAGTAGAACCACTATCTGACGATTTTAGTGCAGATTATCTGCAAATGATGCTGGCAGAGCGCAATGCACCCATCAAAAACCTGCTCCTGGATCAGCGACTAGTCGCGGGTCTGGGAAACATCTATGTATGCGAGCTATTGTATATGGCCAGGGTGAGACCCCAACGCTCCGGGAAGTCCATCACAAAGAAGGAGCTGAAGCTGGTGGTCAAACACGGGAAGGCGGTCTTGGAAGAGGCACTGAAAGTGGGAGGAACCAGCATTTCGGATTATCGGCGGATTGATGATAAGACGGGGGAATTTCAGAACTATCTGCAAGTGTATCAAAAGAAGGAATGCCCCAAAGGACACAGGCTGGAAAACATACGACTGGGAGGGCGCTCCAGCTTCTACTGCCCCGTGTGCCAGAAATAG